In the genome of Lacerta agilis isolate rLacAgi1 chromosome 2, rLacAgi1.pri, whole genome shotgun sequence, one region contains:
- the LOC117042016 gene encoding zinc finger protein 250-like — protein sequence MALPQVTSEEVAVYFTEQEWALLDANERALYWDVMQENYEHLTSLGVLLTPTDGRISSWLPLAHSHSPVSMEIPQVAFEEVAVYFTEQEWALLDAGKRALYWDVMRENYERWASLSGCYQQGNLKSTEPCGRLLNYSQERDSPSPNPCKNGHKEEKQPVEEPGETAQFRGRISAAKCHPVDTGERRGSCPKCGKSFCHKSALTAHLRIHTGEKPYQCHDCGKSFNQSSALTQHQRIHTGEKPYVCLSCEKRFSQSSALTQHQRIHTGERAYACLDCGKSFVYQSALIRHRRIHTGEKCYKCPDCGKGFNQSSNLITHQKIHNGIPCRSKKKTPQQQVCEPLEQPGILCRALQRVSPHNPQVEKEIRNQGSLQRNPSEQAQDQAVSRAGTLISQKDVVIKTRPARVKRPLVCHDCGKNFKYSSHLVNHLRIHTGEKPYVCPDCGNRFIQNSALKRHQRSHRGDRPYACSDCGKTFSRNSHLAKHRVIHTGEKPYECLDCGKKFSVKMNLAIHQRIHTGEKPYTCLECGKRFSQRPHFMIHQRIHTGEKPYQCPECGKSFRVSSHLVAHQRVHVGKTSFICPDCGKNFSGSKQFIQHKMSHLIGGSYQLPVAAVAIKSDPFAPDSVGLEGSGYSPGANQ from the exons ATGGCGCTTCCCCAG GTGACTTCTGAGGAGGTGGCTGTGTATTTCACTGAGCAGGAATGGGCCTTGCTGGATGCGAACGAGAGAGCCTTATATTGGGATGTCATGCAGGAGAACTACGAGCATCTGACTTCACTCG gtgtcctcctcaccccaaCAGATGGCAGGATTTCATCTTGGCTTCCTTTGGCACACTCCCATTCTCCTGTCTCCATGGAAATTCCCCAG GTGGCTTTTGAGGAAGTGGCTGTGTATTTCACCGAGCAGGAGTGGGCCTTGCTGGATGCGGGCAAGCGAGCGCTTTACTGGGACGTCATGCGGGAAAATTACGAGCGCTGGGCTTCCCTGA GTGGTTGCTATCAACAAGGAAACCTCAAATCTACGGAGCCTTGTGGGAGATTGCTGAACTATTCCCAAGAGAGGGACTCTCCGAGTCCCAATCCCTGTAAGAATGGTCACAAGGAGGAGAAACAACCAGTGGAGGAGCCGGGAGAAACGGCCCAGTTCAGAGGGAGAATCAGCGCTGCGAAATGTCACCCGGTCGACACGGGAGAAAGGAGGGGTTCCTGTCCcaagtgtgggaaaagcttctgtCACAAATCGGCACTCACTGCACACCtgagaatccacacaggagagaagccgtaCCAGTGCCACgattgtgggaaaagcttcaaccAGAGCTCAGCCCTGACTCagcaccagaggatccacaccggggagaaaccctacGTCTGCCTCAGCTGTGAGAAAAGATTCAGTCAGAGCTCAGCACTCACTCagcatcagagaatccacaccggggagaGGGCTTATGCGTGCCTTGATTGTGGGAAAAGCTTCGTTTACCAGTCGGCCCTCATACGGCATCGGAGAATCCACACTGGAGAGAAATGCTACAAGTGCCCTGACTGTGGGAAAGGCTTCAACCAAAGTTCCAACCTTATTACACATCAGAAAATTCATAATG GGATACCTTGCAGGAGCAAGAAGAAGACGCCTCAGCAACAAGTTTGTGAGCCATTAGAACAACCTGGAATACTTTGTAGGGCATTACAACGAGTTTCCCCTCACAATCCTCAAGTGGAAAAAGAGATTCGGAACCAGGGAAGTTTGCAGAGAAACCCCTCGGAGCAGGCCCAGGATCAAGCCGTTTCTAGAGCAGGTACTTTAATATCTCAGAAAGATGTTGTGATAAAGACAAGGCCCGCTAGGGTTAAAAGGCCACTCGTATGTCACGACTGTGGAAAGAACTTCAAGTACAGTTCCCATCTGGTTAACCACCTGAGAatacacacaggagagaaaccttacgTCTGCCCAGACTGCGGGAACAGGTTCATTCAGAACTCAGCCCTCAAGAGGCACCAGAGGAGCCACAGAGGCGACAGACCCTATGCATGTTCCGACTGTGGCAAAACCTTCAGCCGGAACTCTCACCTGGCGAAACACCGAGTGATTCACACGGGAGAAAAGCCTTACGAGTGCCTTGACTGCGGGAAAAAATTCAGCGTCAAAATGAACCTAGCGATTCACCAGCggattcacacgggggagaagccatatacgtgcttggagtgtgggaaaCGCTTCAGCCAGCGACCCCACTTTATGatccaccagagaatccacacgggagagaaaccttACCAGTGCCCCGAATGCGGGAAAAGCTTTCGTGTGAGTTCGCACCTTGTCGCACACCAGAGAGTTCACGTGGGGAAGACGTCGTTCATATGTCCGGACTGCGGGAAAAACTTCAGCGGTAGCAAGCAGTTTATTCAACATAAGATGTCCCATCTCATTGGAGGAAGCTATCAGCTGCCCGTTGCAGCTGTAGCCATTAAGAGTGACCCATTTGCCCCCGATTCTGTAGGTCTGGAAGGCAGTGGCTACAGTCCTGGAGCGAATCAGTGA